One genomic region from Phaeodactylum tricornutum CCAP 1055/1 PHATR_bd_41x36 genomic scaffold, whole genome shotgun sequence encodes:
- a CDS encoding predicted protein, which translates to MCASTMQHANSIDRGYFLRIGVFLYQDRPLPLTPATTSLNYGTTLWEGLKAYHVTDLKAVVFRPDQNYACMRAGAHEMCLPMPMQLAVQKNAHLLPPVGDGMKLYVRPMLLGSGQQLGLYPSPQVSFLL; encoded by the exons atgTGTGCATCAACAATGCAGCACGCGAACAGCATTGACCGCGGATattttttgcggatagg TGTCTTTTTGTACCAGGACCGTCCACTCCCGCTGACTCCCGCCACAACGTCGCTCAACTACGGCACCACCTTGTGGGAAGGATTGAAAGCATACCACGTCACCGACCTCAAGGCTGTTGTGTTCCGTCCCGACCAGAACTATGCGTGTATGCGGGCAGGGGCACACGAAATGTGTCTACCCATGCCAA TGCAGCTTGCTGTCCAGAAGAATGCACACTTGCTGCCTCCCGTCGGTGATGGCATGAAGCTTTACGTCCGCCCCATGCTCCTGGGATCCGGACAACAGCTCGGACTCTACCCAAGTCCGCAAGTGTCCTTCCTCCTTTAA